ttttaagtacactcgcgagtaagtacatatcgcccaataggcaaatggcagctcgcgcatgcgcctgtcagcatgtcctgaaaaGCAattccggctccctacctgtaccgaagctgtgcgcaagcgggcagactatagagcctgttacaaatgcgttatttacatcagttatgtacgtatatgacatttgcagtacagtacatgcatcgataagtgggggtagtgcttcactttaagtacattctgCTTTACATACCTGTAcattctccggtcccattgtgtacgttaatgcggggtatgcctgtgttacatagttatatacattctccggtcccattgtgttcgttaatgcggggtatgcgtgtgttacatagttacatacatcctccggtcccattgtgtacgttaatgcggggtatgcctgtgttacatagttacatacattcgccggtcccattgtgtacgttaatgcggggtatgcctgtgttacatagttacatacattctccggtcccattgtgtacgttaatgcggggtatgcctgtgttacatagttacatacattctccggtcccattgtgtacgttaatgcggggtatgcctgtgttacatagttacatacattctccggtcccattgtgtacgttaatgcggggtatgcctgtgttacatagttacatacattcgccggtcccattgtgtacgttaatgcggggtatgcctgtgttacatagttacatacattctccggtcccattgtgtacgttaatgcggggtatgcctgtgttacatagttacatacattcgccggtcccattgtgtacgttaatgcggggtatgcctgtgttacatagttacatacattctccggtcccattgtgtacgttaatgcggggtatgcctgtgttacatagttacatacattctccggtcccattgtgtacgttaatgcggggtatgcctgtatgcatgATGTAAGAATGAAGTAGAAGTACTGATTCCTTCAGGTATACAATCCAGTGTTTAAGGAGAGATCAGTTGCATTGACCAGGTGTTTGCTCTCTTCACGCTGAGGCAACACGGTACTATTATCCTAATTGTTTGCTGTGCTAATAAACAAAATTTACTTTGAGAAACGTCTCCGTCTTAAACTCACCTTACTTTAAGCTATTTAGAAGAATGATCAGAACTCACTTTCCCAAAATAAAATTTTTCCTTAGAATatcaaatacacatacataccccctcaataaaaaaaatgggTGGGTGTGCCGAGAACGTGCATTTtacgtgaaacttctttgtcttttgtcactgtttggTCACAGAAGTTGTATTTGTGATGGGatgtttttaataaaaaacaatcaaaaacccaatttcagtgacaaaacgcaaagaagtttgactcagaatgcgcgtgctcgcccccccccccctgttttagctatttgcatatgtatatttatactaactgtgaattctgtgaatctgtgtgtatgcgcgtgtatctttgtgtgtgtgtctctgactgtgtgtctctctgtgtgtgtgtctcttttactgtgtgtgtgtcactctctctgtgtcactgtgtgtgtgtctctctcggtgtgtgtgtctccaacTCCAAAAGTGTGCCAGGGTTACTGctactcctgcgcatgcgcacagtcTCTTTTGCtcacagtgacgtcacttccatcacCATGAAGGTCATTTGTGCCAGCGACATTTTTGTAGGTGTCAGAaaagacgtttcacttcaaaaagtcatttaatttaaatgaagACCACCCCTTTCTAATAGATATTCCCTCCCATACAATGTGGCTCTAACCCTGTGCAGATCTACCCGAGTGGAACTTTGGTGGCGCCGGCACATACCAATCAGAGGGGTCAAACAGTGACATGTTCCTGATACCCATCGCCATGTTTAGAGACCCCTTCCGGAAGGACCCCAACAAACTGGTGCTCTGTGAAGTGCTAAAATACAATCGAAAGACAGCAGGTCAGGCTTTGTACCACCGTTTCATTCTTAAATAAGATTTGTTCTTTAGTAGCGAGCATTGGGTTGTAAGAAGAAAGTAGAAGAAAAACATATTTCTCCATGATACAAGTGTAAGCCTGTGTTTGTCATTCGATGGACTAGGTTTTCCACCCTCTGCTGCAGCAAACTACAGATGTAGGATGTGCAATAGCGCATCAGCAACTCCTCCTTTTTCTGTGCAGCTGATTGCACCCAATGCTCTGCTTTTATATAGGCATTTGCTCTCATTTCCTGCAGGCACAACCACCACCCTCCCCTCCGTCCTAGTCCTACACTCTACTCTCCTTAGTATCGGCTTTTATATACTATGCTGTGTTCGATAGAGGTCAAAGTTATCCAAGTGTAAGCTGTAGCTAGCTTCTACATTGTCTCGCCTGTGGACACACGCAACAATTAAGATAGTCAGGAGAATCAGGCAGTATGATTTGCCCTGATGCTGCCCTTAACTTTTATGAAGCCTGCCATAGACCAGGGCGGGCATGCTGTATTTTTACCCAGCCCTATTAGTACCTGAAGTCCAATGCTCTAACCATGTAGTTAttcctaaataaataaaaaattacttTATAATTTTGAATAATTAATATTTGTAATCATTACAAAATTTGTGTTGATATATTCGTGTGACAACCTGTGTTTGTTGAGGAAAAGCATGTAATATAATTAAAGAAATCAGCAGGTCAGTGCAAGAAATTGCTCTGTGCTGTTTTCCAGGTATATGTATTAAATGTTCATGGAATTATTTTTGTGGCTGTGTTGACTGCTGTCTTGTGTGTATGTGAACTGGTGATTTAACACATAAAGTCCTTCCTTAATGATATTTAACTCAACAGAGAAACACAAGGCATCTGGATACATTTAaaacctctctcctgactcttcCCTCCCTAGAAACGAACCTGCGGCAAACATGTAATCAGATAATGAGCATGGTATCCAATGAGCAACCGTGGTTTGGGATGGAGCAAGAATATACACTGCTGGGGATGGATGGACAGCCCTTCGGTTGGCCGTCCAATGGCTTCCCAGAACCCCAAGGTATGTCCTGGACAAACAAGTGACTAAACAGTTAGATTGATTGTAATCTAATGTTACTTCCTTTGGTTTGTATATCTAGTATTAACATCCCCTTCTACCCTCTcttttcatttatttaaccctgccgtgcaatgcattgcaggtcccCTTGGCAGCAAGTGTAGAGTGGAGAATGAACTTTGAAAACCGGTGCTCCAAAATAACATGCAAAGGCACTGTAACGATGAAATATAATTGTATAAGTCCTGCCACAGATCAACTCCATATACAGTAACAATAACCGTATTAAAAGGGCTTGCTGCGTGCAATATGGACTTAGCCTCAGGAGGGGGGCTAAAAAGTGGTAGGGAGCAAGGGTACAATGAGAGACACTCCCAGTAATGAATACTACTCCGCCACTACCCTCACAAATCCTGGCGTCCTATGCACACCCCATAAGCCCCTGAAGGCGTAGTACTCACAAACTTGACACGTCGATGCCGCCGATCCAACGCTGTAATCCCGAGGCTTAATCCATGTGgagtgtcggcgtgctccagcccGGGAGATCCAAATGAAAAAAACAGCAGGTATGGCGGTTCACAGCCGTCCGAATGGGTAAGGATAGAGCGCAATCAATGAATTTAAAAAAGTAGCTTTTAATGTGCACTACACATTTACAAAAATGCCACAAggaaactctgatgcgtttcgtcctgtaactaggactttgtcaaagagtacctGGAATATGCACCAAGTGATTCCTATATGGTGGCGCCTGTCATCGGATTGGTTACACACAATTGGTGCGTCACCACGGACCCATCTGTTCTATAATCAGGCTTAAAAACGAGAGAAAAAAAGCACTAGCTATCTCTCTCATATAGATAATCAAGGCACCACCTAACACAAAGCACTAATGGCTACAGAGAAACACAAAACAGTAATGTGAGAATATCATATATAATAAGAAAAGGGGAAAGGAAAAAGGAATATTGTTAAAACACTAGAGatggttaattaaataaataaccatATCCCTCAATGAGAACAAAAAACAGTACCTCTGTGGCAAAGCTGAAAAGAACACTATTATGTTCCAAAAATTCATAAAAAGACAAAGTctatcatataataataataataataataagtactTGCTCCCCTCCTATTTATCTATACTGTTTTCACtccttctttctgtctctctcaatgCCTAACACCTCTGTCTCCCTTCAGGTCCATATTACTGTGGAGTGGGTGCAGATAAGGCATACGGCCGAGATATTGTGGAGGCTCATTATCGGGCATGCCTATATGCCGGCGTAAAGATTGCAGGAACCAATGCCGAAGTTATGCCAGCACAGGTAACAATACTGAACTGCTGGGGGAGTAGCCAAGGTATTTGGGCACTTAGCAGCACCTTGACACAAGGTTGCTATTTCCCAAGTGGACTTTGACCCTGACAGGGGGAACACATGCTATAACAAGTCACTGCTTAGGAAAGCTTACTATGACTGACATTGTCATGGGAAACCTTACGCTGTGACCAAGTACTATATTGCAAGGACTGTTATAAACGGTGTTTCCTTAATAGTGGAAGTTCCAGGTGGGACCATGCGAAGGTATTAATATGGGGGACCACCTCTGGATCGCTCGCTTTATTCTGCATCGCGTCTGTGAGGACTTCGGGATTGTTGTCTCATTCGACCCCAAACCCGTCACTGGAAACTGGAATGGAGCCGGGTGCCACACAAACTTCAGTACCAAGCCCATGCGTGAGGAGGGAGGCCTCAAGTGAGTGGAACAAGAACACAAGGGTAGAAGGGacaccagggagagagagagacatggaaacaAAGCCAGAGAGACAAAAGAGAGAAAGTACTGTAGAATGCAAGAAAACTGGATATAATGTGACATTAGAGAAATTAGTGAAAtaaggagagggacagagagcgtAAATGACAAGAGGAAGAGAAAGGCAGGTAGATTGGAGAAGAGGAGGAAAATATGAATGAATGTAGAAGTGAAaaaaatggaggggagagagaattaaaaaaaaatttgacaAGAAATAGAGAAAATGATGGAAGCGCAAACAGTGGGGGTAAAGTGAAGGGAGGATAGAAATTACTTAAATTACTTAAAGGATCAAAAAAAAACTGTTGTGTTAATCAGAGATTCATTTTTCCAGGCACATAGAGGAAGCCATTGAGCTTTTAGGCAAGCGTCACGAGTACCACATCCGAATCTACGATCCCAAAGGGGGTTCAGACAACAAACGCCGTCTCACCGGCTTCCACGAAACCTGCAATCTCAATGAGTTCTCCGCCGGTGTGGCGAACCGCAATACAAGTATCTGCATTTCCCGCACAGTGGCACAGGAGAAGAAAGGTTACTTTGAGGACCGCCGTCCTTCAGCCAACTGCGACCCTTATGCCGTGACAGAGGTACTGATCCGGACCTGCTTGCTGAAGGAAACTGGGGATGAGCCCCTCCAGTACAAGAACTAAAGGGCGAAACTCGGACGAGCTTTTCAGACAGTTCTGTTTCTATTCTCTTCCACCAGGTCCAAGTTATGTTTATTCTCATGTCTTGGCAAGAAGAGGCTCCAGACGGTATTTTTTCGATAGCGGAGCTGAACAGAGCAGCTGCTCAGTGTCTGTCATTTGTCGGGGGGTTTAATTTGGTTCCGTGCAGTAAAATCCTTTCATACATTTATAATGCAAATATAATTAAGAGATGCATGGTCAAAGGAGCCACACTGATGTTTGCTTAGAACCTAAAATCCTGTTATACCATGCAATTAGGCACTCAGTTTCAAAATAATTTGTGGGGTGCATTAATGCCTCCAAAAATCAGGATGAGCTCTATGAAGAACCTGTACACATTGAGATAGAAACAGGACTGTCCTTCCCAACCAGAGGGTCCAAAAACACATTGCTAAGTGGTGTGTagctgtgtacatatatacaagCTAAGCCTtttgtatatgaatatatatatctatatatatagatgtatagtaTATAGTGcattcccctgaggaaggtcccgttacgaggaccgaaacgttggcggccctgtgtttcataatacacttttttggatatcatctgtgcggtgtgctgtcttccttggtcatcaggatcccctggtcaccatacATCTATATGcagcatatgggacaagcatctgccttctaacCAAACCGTGAGggcaaatctccataccatgactatatatatatatatatatatatatatatatatatatatatatatatatatatatatatgtatatactgtgtgtatgtgtgtgtgtgtatatatgtatttatatatatatgtgtatatatgtatatatatattgtatatatatattgtatatatagtgAGCTTCTGGAAGTAAAGGGACACTTTCCCAAATTAAGTCTTAATTGGGCTTTGTCTATCCACGTCAGCCAGACAAATCTCTGTATAGGCAGCAGTTCAGATCCAACAAATATAAAATAGGCGTCATGCATTTTCCAGCTACATTCCTAACAAACACCACAAACATCCTTTTGGGAGAACTATGTCAGGCCTATTTATTAAGAACAGAAGATGGTAAAGCTGCACACCAGTACAATAAGGTATAATATATACTTGCAacaaccggtgctcctggttcagggcaAACTGCCAATAAATCCTGAGATAGTGAAAATTGATGACCCAGGGCACAATGCGGATTTTCAAAAGATTTCATTATCAAAATAGCACCAAATACGACGTTTCGTCCTTCTCAGAGGACTTTTTCAACTGACTGGCATATGAAAGTCTGATAATGTCCAGTATATGTAGTGAAATAACCATGTGAAAGAAATTTAAGATAATCACCGCCCAATTAGTCCGCCGGTTGTAGCTCCATCAGGCAAGGGGGATCTCTCAGGATCCTACTCAACACAATCTGCTGCTGAAGCTGGGTGAATCTAAACTGCTGTGCCGCCTGGTTCCATACATAGTTCCCGTTGGCTATCTTTAACATTGAGCCGGGCTGTCAGCCAATCCCAGCGCGAACCGGCAAGCAAACCGACAatgggaggaggggagcaggcTTAGGGACACAAGACTCGGGGAGAAACTGTCCAAGAGAAACATTGCCTGCGGGGTTCAGACCTGGCCACTGATTCTATTAGCCAGTGTCtacctcccgctgggtaggcgCTTCAGAATACAATGGACTCTACTTCCAGATCTGATCCACTGCCCTTCGCCACTCACCATACGTCTTGGcacctcagccatcccatctttGTCCTGAGCATATCATTTCCATGGAACAGCTCAGCTAAGTGAATTGCTGAGTCTCTTTCCATAGAAATTATACTTACAGTCACATAACCTAATTTACACTTTGCAGGGCtgaccctcccaaatacattGCAGTACTTATACATAGATTACAAATCACTTACGTTGTATGGCTGGCTCTCTGGACTGGGGGTTGCATTTACAGGGAAGACCGTGCTTGAAATACCTTCTTACATACATGGGTTACAtttatacattccctgttctcccccagatattaaatacatCTGGCTGAATTAAATATTACTGAGACATACAGTTTACAcggttttaggggtagctagctggacttcacctttattttgtgatgccagctactcCTACTGTCACAATCCAGACAGTACTAAAATAGAGCAAATAACCTTTAGCATTACAAAGATATTGTGAAGTGCAGCATTTAACAAAGGGGGCCCATTGTTACGTTTGTGTATGTTGCTAGTTGttgtccaggagacagacccaCTAGGCAGAGGTGGCGAGTATAGACCGATCCATACCCAGGATGTGGATCCTAAACAAGCATGAATAGTGCGGTCCAGTTCCGGATTCAGTGGAGGGTGACTGAGTAGTCCAAAGGCAGGGATCAAAGACAGGCAGAACTGCAGACAGGAATCACAGCAGGAGCCTAGgtgcataggggcctatgcactaagcgccgaaaataAAAATCGCCGGGCTGTTTAAATCGCCAGTTTTTACAGCGTTACAATCACGGTAGgtagaaagccccgaatacctgtgatggcaacatttgcaaaactgtcGAGTTGCCGGCGACGTGGTgatcgcccctctgaaaaggactcacccggcgatttctttctgctgcagagagagagagagccgcctctccctgcgcaaatctcgaaATAGATCAAAAgttttaaatataaaatgtaatactactgtattgtagcagcgggtccccggagcagaaccgcgttgatttgaggtcgggggaccccctgcttcccgagatacaggcgcctttatgggatgccagtatctcctatgcattttattcccacggtcacgtgacgcgggacatttaaatgcataggagataccggcaccccataaagggtcctgtatctcgggaagcaggggatccctggacctcaaattaacggggttctgctctggggaccccctgctacaatacagtagTATTAAAAAACAATTTGAGCAAATTCTTTACCGTAGCGGCTGTCCGCTATggaaatgaagctgctttaatgtaatttttatctccttcattatttaaatcccctggtcacgtgacgcggacgatttaaaaatggtggcgaaACTGGCACCTGAtgtcccataccagggcctgcaactcgggaagcagggggtccctgaggcagaaatcaaagcgcttcagctcaggagaccccctgctcccgaacACTATTAATACAGTTTCattaaagcagattcattaccttagcagatagccgctaaggcaatgaaggggttaaggcacaatagcaggtttattgagggggtgagagaagggggtacatggtccttcactcaccccttctgcccccaataaacattacaatatgtactacccaccaatacacaacccacccacaccctgtgccctcacataaaaacatttgtatttttttctgcacaggactGATGCCAGAGGCTGGGTGGTCCCGTGAGTGTCCAGGGGTCCCCGAGTGGTACTCATGGGTGTCTAGGGGTCCTCGGGGGTCCCTGCtgtcctgcggtaccaatcctgttgcaaaaaaaaaatgtggaatacattgcaataaatacacctcccccttccccccaacacatacaaaacagtaatgggcacaattactactATCCAGCTATGGattatagctcatttgcccattataaaatcaaacattagccaggcagcataaataaagtaaacctttctacttacccctgccaccaTGAAGGGCGTCCTTGTCCATGTcgtccgttgccagaaagaatacaatacattatacaatctaatggccccttaatcacggtagcggttaataactgctatagtacttAAGAGGTTAACCCCGTCCCCCGTTACCGACCTGTGAGGCCTATCCacacacagtggtatatcatacccatataatatgggcatgataggcaactatatcactcaatggtcaagctaatacaaataattaaggcccaaaatacacaataatcacataaatacagaagcacataaacaccccaacaataaaagaactaaatagcctaatagaACACATTacaaataattatctatcaccaaaatagcaaaattattacaattatgttattccaaaacaatacaattaaataaacaactatccaagcaaactattaaacaaataaaaccactagctaacaaaacaaataattaatttacaacactagccaacaaatcaattaatgaatttaaaccagtagccaacaaaactaataaataattaaaaatgctaaacaatcctaaaatgtactaaaaacaagccacccAAATTggaaacaatttaatccaaacactaaacagaaaaaataacagtcaatagaaaacaagcatttgccaaaaaatgcattggctaagaagtagagctcaaaagtgtGTGACAATGGTGCTACCCATCAGATGGTTTAGCGCACATTACTAGATCTGCccagaatagcagaggttgtaaGTTCTCATCttgttgggcctgacaccagtacCCTATTCTTCACAAGGTGCATTCAACttgtcaatatagttcttatggatATCATTTTAGGAAGCATGGGTTGTGAGTTGCTTAAATGTACTTTCCATATCTCCCAGATATCTAAGGTGTGCTCCTCTTTGAGCACAGGAGTCTttccatatgttatttggagggaggtttgaggggatatatagagaacTTGAGACAATAGTAAAATAGCTCtctcccacctccttccccccttaCCCCCATCAATGTATTACTCATATAATAAATATCCAACTTAATAACCCGTCTCTTGGTGTCTtcctcagggtctggatgtgagtaacaccGCCTTTACGTTCCTGTGTTAACTTTAATCCCACTCCAATGGCCCCATTACATAGTGGATATGCCATGCCTTTGATTGCTGGTTTTCCAGAAAACATTGTGTCCTGCGCTCTGACGTTATCTGTAGTGCAGGGAAGAGGAAGaggactcctcctcctcttccatttccaGATAAAGGGCTGCAACAATCATGTGACTGCTCTGAGGAGCGATCACCATTTGCCAAATGGTCATTGTTTATGGACGCCAGTTACAGTGTTAATTTGTTCATGAAATAATGTTTGCTGGGAAAAAATTGTATTGCAAAAAAGAGACAATCAAAAAATGCACTTTAAACAAATTTGATGATGTCAAGCCATAGTGGACTGTGATAGGATGGAATGTGGAATCCGAATCTTGACATCACACAGCAACAGAATGCTCACAATGTATACGGCACTAAAACACTGTGAACTGCTCTTAAGTTGtgctttgtacagtatatactcttCTCATGCATTGCACTGGTTACTACTTAACACAGCGAACGATTTTGTGGTTCATACACTCTGAGTTCTAACTGTGCTTCATATACACTGCACTGTAACTGCACCCACACCACAAACTCAGTGTGCTTTCTTCGCACTGTTCTTCCAAACAGTACTTTCACTGTGCTTATAACACACTACACTCACACTTTGCTTGACTTAGTGTACACTCAGTGGGCCTCCTACACACTGCACTCTCGTCCTACTCATTGCACTGTTATTTACGTATGTTTCCATGACAATGAGTGGAGCTGGTGGGTATTCCATGGGTGAGGATGACAATATGAAAGTGTGTCTTATAAGCTTCTTTAATAATCAGTGTTTTCTCTTCTCAGAGCCAGTCGCATCCTGTAATATCCTGGATTTACTTGAGGATGAGATCTTTGTAGACTTTTTCAACACTTTTCTGAATCTTCCTGTGAGTATCTCAGTAGCAAATCTGTCTGGGGGCCTGCATTTCATGTGGCCTGCATTTCATGGGGCCTGCATTTCATTACTTTTGTAGTACAGGCACCTGTGGCAGTCTGAAATATAGTTCTACTGTATTTAATGGATAAAGCAAGGGAGTTTTACAGTGATAGTTAACAGATCTGTTATATTTGAGAGCATGTTAAAAGTAAttttatataaatacatgtaaatAGATGTAAATAGATACTGGTGGAACACTCTTTAACCTCACTGTagcttttgatactgtggaccacctccttcacattctccatattcttgggattcataacagagctctatcctggatcttctcTTACTTCTGCCATGGTACTTTTGgtgtctcatttgctaacacttcctccactgtcgatctctctgtgggtgtaactcgggggtctgtcctgggacctcttcgcTTTtccctttacacactctctctagatgactttatcacatctcttgggttcaaatatcacctctaggctgatcacacacaaatttacttttcaacccttgaccttacacctgctgtacagaccaaagtttttgAATGTCTCTCCATCATCCTGGATGGACCACCACCGAATCCagcatgtcaaaaacagagctcctcatatttcctcccaaaccttggccctactacctcctaccTCCTACTACATCACTGTTGAAAGCAATATCATACACCCAGTGTCACAAGCATTCTGCCTAGAGTTCATAtttgattcctctctcacattctcctatcacattcaaaatgtagatAAAACCTATGATTTtttcgcaatattacaaagatacgccctttcctttgttgctctactgctaaaactctgacacaggccctcattctctcccatcttgactaGTGT
Above is a genomic segment from Ascaphus truei isolate aAscTru1 chromosome 10, aAscTru1.hap1, whole genome shotgun sequence containing:
- the LOC142503382 gene encoding glutamine synthetase-like, which produces MAISASAQLSKAVKQMYLDLPQGEKVQAMYIWIDGTGQCLRCKTRTLDNEPQTIKDLPEWNFGGAGTYQSEGSNSDMFLIPIAMFRDPFRKDPNKLVLCEVLKYNRKTAETNLRQTCNQIMSMVSNEQPWFGMEQEYTLLGMDGQPFGWPSNGFPEPQGPYYCGVGADKAYGRDIVEAHYRACLYAGVKIAGTNAEVMPAQWKFQVGPCEGINMGDHLWIARFILHRVCEDFGIVVSFDPKPVTGNWNGAGCHTNFSTKPMREEGGLKHIEEAIELLGKRHEYHIRIYDPKGGSDNKRRLTGFHETCNLNEFSAGVANRNTSICISRTVAQEKKGYFEDRRPSANCDPYAVTEVLIRTCLLKETGDEPLQYKN